The Macrobrachium nipponense isolate FS-2020 chromosome 13, ASM1510439v2, whole genome shotgun sequence genome has a window encoding:
- the LOC135225313 gene encoding GATA zinc finger domain-containing protein 10-like produces the protein MYSPQLQILRAMLYCPLDEVAETPTTAANQHTTTNKKLQPHNLTTTTKNHNHTTQQHNTQGPQLNNTTNKQGLQPQQHQETTTAHQQSHSTTPNQQPHKPTPNHSQQHQETTTAPQQQQQCSTITAHNSTETHKDNIIPTQKHKNLQTHSTITHITP, from the coding sequence atgtactcaccccaactccagatactcagggctatgctgtatTGTCCGCTGGATGAGGttgctgagacaccaacaactgccgcaaaccaacacacaaccaccaaCAAAAAACTACAACCACacaacttaacaacaacaaccaagaaccacaaccataCAACTCagcaacacaacacccaaggaccacaactcaacaacacaacaaacaaacaaggactacaaccacaacaacatCAAGAAACCACAACTGCTCACCAACAATCCCACTCCACAACACCAAACCAACAACCTCACAAGCCCACACCCAACCACTcgcaacaacaccaagaaaccacaacagctccccaacaacaacaacaatgctcAACTATAACAGCtcacaactcaacagaaactcacaaggaCAACATCATCCCAACACAAAAGCACAAGAACCTTCAAACACACAGCACAATAACTCATATAACTCCCTGA